TAAGCTTCAAGTTAAAAACAATATAAACTTTGAAGTTCACTCGCCTTTGAATATTGAAATCACAACCACTGATCAAGGTGGAGAAAAATTTTCAAAATCATTCGAAATCAGAATCAATGACATCAATGAAGCGCCAACCAACATCTCATTGGACAACAATAGTGTCAATGAAGATGAAAATACTGGATTTGTGATTGGCAGCTTTACAACAACCGATGAAGATTCTCCGGAAGCACATGTGTATGCTTTTGTTACTGGTACTGGAAGCGACGACAATGCTTCATTTTCAATTACCGATGACAAACTAAAATTAAACACAACGCTTGATTTCGAAACTAAAACAAGTTACAAAATCAGAATAAAATCCACAGATAAAGGTGGCGCTGGTCTTTCACTTGAAAAAAGCTTTACGATAAATGTTAATAATGTCGTAGAGAATACCTCGCCAACAAATATTAATTTATCCACAGTCAGTGGAGAACCAAAAGAAAACTCTCCATTTAATACAACTGTAGGTAATTTCTCAGTAATAGATGCTGATGCTGGAGACACTCATACACTTGCTTTAGTTTCAGGTTCAGGAAGCACACACAACAATTTGTTCAAAATAGAAGGCAAAGCTCTTAAAATCAATGGAAATATTGATTTCGAAAATAACGAGACATTGTCAATCAGAGTAAAAGCAACTGATGCGGCTGGTGCTTCTTTTGAAAAAACATTCTCATTGAATGTTGTAGATCAAAATGAAGAACCTACCAATATCGTTTTTTCCAAATCCGCTAACCAGCCAATGGAAAATGCAAATACCGGCACTACAGTTGGCACTTTCAGTGTATCGGATCCTGACAATGATGATTCTCATACTTTGACTCTTGTTTCAGGTGCGGGTAGCGATCATAACAATCTATTTATAATTGATGGAAAAACGCTCAAAGTTAATGGAAATATAGACTTTGAAACAAACCCAACATTAAGGATAAGAGTAAAAGCAACTGATCAAAACAACCTTGCTTTTCAAAAATCATTTACCCTTGATGTGACAAATGTCGCTGAATCTCCAACAGATATTTCATTAGATCAACAAGGAAGCGACTTGAAGGAAAACAGTCCTCAAGGAACTCAAGTTGGTGTATTCACCATAACTGATCCAGATAATGGAGAGTCGCATACCATTACACTCGTAAGCGGAACTGGCGACGATCACAATAATTTATTCTTGATTGACGGTAAAAATCTAAAGGTAAACGGAAATATCGATTTTGAGACCACTCCTGTAGCTAAAATTAGAGTCAGTGTCACTGACGGAACAAGTACTCCACTTGAAAAACAGATAACAATCACAATTGAAGATGTTGTAGAAAATAGCGACCCTACGGATATTACCCTTGATAAACAAGGTGTGGAACTCAAAGAAAACAGCCCTAGCAACACGCTAGTGGGAATATTCTCAGCAACTGATGTGGATAATGGCGATACACATACTTTCACTCTAGTATCCGGCGCTGGCGACACTAATAATAATCTATTTTCTATTCAAAATAAAAATGAGCTGAAAGTCAATGGCGCTATAGACTTTGAAACGACACAAACAGTAAGCATTCGTGTCAAAGTCGTTGACAACAATGGAGGAGCTTTCGAAAAAGCAATTTCTATAAGTGTAGAAGACGTAACTGAAAATACTGGAGGCCAAGCGCCAACAGATATAACACTGAGTAATCAAACAGTGGCAGAAAATTCAGGAGTTGGAAAAATCATAGGTAATTTAGGTGCTACAGATGCTGACACAGCCATTGACGATCTTTCTTTCTTTATGGGTACAGGTGCAGGAGACCAAGATAACTCAAAATTTTATATCGACGGAAAAAAATTGCGAGCGAATGTTTCCTTCAATTTTGAGAATGAAAATAGATTTCAAAAAATTCTTCTCAAAGTTGTTGACCCTGAAGGAAATTCATTTGACAAAATCTTTGATATCGAAATTCTAAATGTGCAAGAAGCTCCAACTGAGATTACTCTTGATAATAACACAGTAAATGAAACGGAATCCAGTGGTTTTGCAATTGGCAATTTAGATGTAGTTGACGATGACCGCAATGAGCCATATACATTTAATTTGACTGCAGACACTGACAACGGCAACAATGAATACGACAATGCTCTATTTCTAGTTGATGGAGCGCAATTGAAATTGAATGGCAACTTGGATTTCGACTCAAAACCAACATTAAAGATTCATATCCAAACTCAAGGCAACAATGATGGGCTGACTTTCAGTCAAATACTTACTATTAATGTTGAAAAGGCTGTAAATACAGCTCCTACAAATATTGATTTATCAAATCAAACGATTATTGAAAATGCTTTGGCAGACCAATTAGTAGGAACAATATCAAGCACAGATGCTGATGCCGGAGACACTCACACATATGTATTGATCGCTGGAAGTGGAGACACAGATAACAATTTATTCAAAATAGATGGCAATGAGCTTAAAGTAAAAGCGTCCAATACCATTGATTTCGAACAAAAAGATATGTTGTCTATCCGTTTAAAAACAACTGACAACGGTGGCGCCAGCTTTGAAAAAGTGTTCTCCATTTCTGTCGAAGATGTGGATGAGAACACCAATACCGCTCCTACGAATATTGATTTATCAAATCAAACAATTGTCGAAAATGCTGTGGCAGACCAGCTAGTGGGTGAAATCACAACCACAGATGCTGACGCGGGAAACACTCATACTTACTTACTAATTGCAGGAAGCGGTGACACAGACAATAATTTATTCAAAATAGATGGCAATGAGCTTAAAGTAAAAGCATCGAACACAATTGACTTCGAGCAAAAAGACTTGTTGTCTATTCGTTTGAAAACAACTGATAATAATGGTGCTAGCTTTGAGAAAGTGTTCTCCATCACTGTGGAAGATGTGGACGAAAATAGCAACAATGCTCCTACAGACATTGCCTTGAGCAATAACAGCATATTGGAAAATCAAGCTATCGGCACTATTGTCGGTTCTCTGACAGCATCTGACCCTGACAACGGTCAAACGCATACATTCAGCTTGGTGGCGGGACAAGGAGATACAGACAACGTTTCATTCAAAATAGTGGGTGACAAACTCCAAAGCGATGAAATATTCGATTTTGAAGCTATTAAAAATCAATACAGCATACGCATTGAAGTAAACGACGGAGCAGGAGGATCATTTTCAAAAGTATTCAAAATTAACATTACAGATATTATTCAAGAACAAAACACTGAGCCTTCAGATATTTTGCTTTCTAATAACTCTATCTCTGAAAACGAACCTTCAGGAACAACTATTGGAACATTATCCACAGTAGACCCAGATCCTTTGCAAACTCATATTTTTAGTCTTGTAAACGGTGATGGAAGCGATGACAATTCATCAGTAACTATTGAAGACAATATATTGAAAAGTGCCGCTTCTTTCGATTTCGAATCGAAAAACAGTTTGAATATCAGAATAAAAGTCGCAGACAATCAAGGCGGTTCATTTGAAAAGGCTCTTATTATCGATATTATTGATGAAGAGTTAACCATTTCACTTTCCAACACAACTGTGAAAGAAAATGAGTCAACTGATATTCTAGTGGGAGAACTATCTATTGGCAACGGCAACACTGCCACTTTTGAGCTTGTAGCTGGAGAGGGAGATACTAACAACAACTTGTTTATAATAGATGGAGGTAAACTAATGACTGCAGCTGGATTGGACTATGAAGACCAGAACAGTTTAAGCATTAGAATTAAAGCTACAGACAGCAATGGAGAAGTGTCTGAGCAAAGCTTCAACATAGAGGTAATAGATATACCAACCATCACATCCGAATCAATCACGTTAGATGAAATTAGCTTAAGCAACAATTCTCAAACAGGCGATATTAGCGCAACGATAATGGTCGATGATAATCAAGGAAATTTGGACATTACCTTTGTCAACGGTGAAGGAGATGATGACAATGATCTTTTCATCATTGAAGACAACAAAATCATCTTGGATGAAAACTTAATCGACTATATCGACGAAAATGCCACTACATTGAGCATTAGAATAGCAGTGACTAACGAAGCGGGAGAAACTGTTGAGAAAACATTTGAAATGCCTATATCCAAAGAAATCGAATGGGCTAAAGTATTTTCTCCAAATGGGGATGGCATAAATGACGAGTTTTCGATCACTTACCCTAACTCCAGCGAACCCGTTAAAGTGATGATTATGAATAAAAGAAGCCAGATTTTCTTTGAAACCGATGATTACAGAAATGCAAGCTGGAACGGAGGCTCTGCTCCTTCAGGCATTTATTATATTTCTGTGACAAATGGCGATGATGAAAAAATCGGATCTTTTACACTTGCCCGATAAAATTAAACATTGACATATTGCTAAAGCCAAATGCATTTCGCATTTGGCTTTTTTTGTTGCAAAATATTCACAATAAAAAAGCCCGCGAAACTATCGCAGGCTCATTTATACTTCTTCAAAACTCTATCGTTTCAAATTCAATCTCATTATACACCTTCAGCTTCAACCGACTCGACTTCAGGCACCATTCTTTTTAGCAAATTTTCTATGCCAGCTTTAAGAGTTACTGTTGAAGAAGGACATCCACTGCAAGATCCCTGCAATAACACTTTCACAACACCTCCCTCAAATGAATGAAATGTAATAGCTCCTCCATCTTGCTCCACAGCAGGCTTGATATACTCGTCTAGTATTCCCTTGATCTTAGCAACGATCTCAGAATCCTCTCCTTCTTGCGGCAATGCGGAAGCAGCAGCAGGATCGATCACCGCTTTACCTGTACTTAAATAAGTCTTGATTTCTTCCTTGATTACATTTTGCACTTCAGCCCACTCTTCAGACTCAGCTTTAGTAACTGTAACAAAATTGCTCGCAAAAAACACTCTCTCCACATAAGGCAAATCAAATAAGACCTTCGCCAATGGAGAATCAGCAGCGCTTTCTTTGGTTGGGAAATCATAACTTTCTCCTTGCGGCACCAACATAAAGTTCGCCACAAATTTCAACGAATTCGGGTTTGGATTAGCCTCCAAATATAACTGAACCAGTCTAGAATTTTGAGCTTGTTCCTGTACAGACATATGTTTAGTATTTATTTTCTTCTTTTCTACAACGTAAAGATTGGAAATTTACGCCAATTTTCCCACATAAAGGATTAACGAATGACAATTTAAGCTATTATTCCTGCACCAATTCCTCCGTGTCTATTTCTGAAAAATCCTGTCCTTCCGTACTTGCCACAGCCATTGAAACCGTCGCATCGCCCGTAACATTCACAACCGTCCTACACATATCAAGAATTCTGTCAGGCGCAATGATCAATGCTAATCCTGCCGCAGGAATATTCACAGACTCCAACACAATCACAAGCATCACCATGCCTGCGCCAGGAACTCCCGCTGAACCTATCGAAGCAAGGGTAGCAGTTAATACGATCATGATTTGTTGAGTTATGGTCAAATCAAGACCTAAAGCCTGCGCGATGAACACCGCCGCAACCCCTTGATACAAACTAGTTCCATCCATGTTAATTGTAGCCCCTAAAGGCAAAACAAAACTTGAAACTTCCTCGGAAACTTTCAGCTTCTTCTCAACACATTCCATCGTCACCGGCAAGGTAGCAGAACTTGAACTTGTACTAAAGGCCAACAATTGAGCAGGCCTAATGCCTCTGAAAAAATCAAAATAATTAAAACTTGTGAAAATCTTCAAAAACATTGGATATACCAACATAATCATAATACCCAAGCCTAATAGAACGGTCAATGAATAGGCTAACAAAGCCCCCAATATTTCTAAAGCGCTACTTGGATCATCTCCAGCCAGCTCAACAATCATCGTTGTAATTAATGCAAATACACCGAATGGCGCGATCCTCATGATAAAATCAATAATCTTCAAAATAATCTCATTGATTCCATCAAAAAACTTCACAACTCCTTCGCCTTTCTCCTTTGGGATTTTTAATAGCGCAATCCCCATCAAAACCGCAAAAAATACGATTTTAAGCATGCTGCCATTATCCGAAGCCGCTTGAACGATATTCGTCGGCACCATATTCACCAAAGGTTGCAATGGACCGCTTTCTCTCAACTCTTTGGCTTGATCCGCTTTAGCAGCTACTTTACCAGCGTACATTTCCAGCAAATCCATCCTCGTTTGCGTTGAGATAAATTTCCCCGGCTCGATCAAATTCACCACAGCCAAGCCAATGGTAATCGATATTACTGTCGTTAATATATATATTCCAATAGTTTTGCCTCCCATTCGCGACAATTTGGAAACATCCCCTAAATTAGCTATACCAATAATCAAGGAAGCCAATACCAAAGGCGCGGCAATCATCTTGAGGGAATTAACGAAAATCGTCCCTATAGGCTTGATATAATTCAAAGTAAACTCCTTTGGCACGCCTAAATAGGAGAACAACAATCCAACTGCTAATCCAGCCAAAAGGCCAATGACAATCTTTAAATGCAATGGAATCTTTTTCTTAGCCATTCTAAATTGTATTATTGAATGAAAATTAAAAGTTTATAAATGTAGTCTTTCTAACACAATTAACCAATCTAATAAAAAAGATTGAATTTCACAGAATATCCGTTTTTTTTGGAAAAAAATAATTTTATCAAAAAACAGTTATAATAAAAATAACACAACCAACGCAAAGGTTTTTGGCTAATCACCACATAACTCTAGTTGAAAAATACAAAACCAAGGTCAATATCGAGTTAAAGTAGTTAATTCCATTCATTAAGCAACAATTGGGTATTTCAGAGACAATTCCACCCCAACCTAGATTTTGCTAAAATTATCTTTTACCAATACTATATTGAGAGAATAAAAAAAGCCTCACCTTTGAGTTAAAGATGAGGCTCATATAACCTTTCTTAGAAATTATATCTTTGAGGATTTATTTCTTAAATGCATATCAGCCAATACTAAAGCAGTCATAGCCTCAACAATAGGCACAGCTCTTGAAACAACGCAAGGATCATGTCTTCCCTTGCCACTCACTGTTACTGCTTCTCCACTTTCGTTAACACTATCTTGATCTTTCATGATCGTAGCAACTGGTTTGAACGCTACTCTGAAATAAATATCCTGTCCATTGGAAATTCCACCTTGAATGCCTCCGGAGAAATTGGTTTTTGTTTTCACACGACCGTCTTCCACATAAAACTCGTCATTGTGTTCCGACCCGTACATCTCAACGCCATCAAACCCGCTTCCATACTCAAAGCCTTTTACCGCGTTGATACTCAACATTGCTTTCCCCAATTCGGCATGAAGCTTGTCGAAAACAGGTTCCCCTAAGCCTACAGGCACGTGAAAAGCCAATCCTGTCACAATACCTCCAATAGTGTCTTGCTTTTTGCGAGTTTGGTCGATTAGCTCTATCATCTCCGCGGCTTTGTCTTGATCAGGGCATCTCAGTATATTGTCCTCGATCGTATTCAAATCAAGCTCCTTATAGCTTTTGTCCAGCTTAATAGGACCAACCTGCGACACATAAGCTTTCACATCAATCCCTAAAGTCTTAAGATAAAGCTTAGCCAAAGCTCCTGCGGCTACTCTAGCAGCTGTTTCTCTTGCCGAACTTCTTCCTCCGCCTCGGTAATCTCTTATGCCGTACTTTTCAGTATAGGTAAAGTCCGCATGCGATGGTCTGTACTTGTCCGCGATATGCGAATAATCCTTACTTCGTTGATCTTCATTGAAAATCACTAAAGCGATTGGCGTTCCAGTGGTCTTGCCTTCAAACACACCGGAAAGAACTTGAAAGCTATCAGCTTCCTTTCTATGAGTTGTTATCTTGGATTGTCCGGGCTTTCTTCTCTCAAGCTCTTGTTGTATGAACAGCTCGTCGAAGTCTATTCCCGCTGGACATCCATCCACCACTACTCCCAAGGCCTTTCCATGAGACTCGCCGAATGTCGATATTTTAAATATATTTCCGTATGTATTACTCATCACCAAATATTTACTGTAGAAATCCCTTTAACCTTCTAATGCCGCAAGTTAATACTCGCATAAGCAAAATTAACCATGTTTTTTGGAAAATTTCCTCTTGACAGGAAGTTTATCCCAGAAAATGAAGCCCAATGATGACAACAACATCACGCATAGAAGTATGCTTGCTATTATTTTAAATGTCCCCACTCTATTGACTGAACGAAGCCTATTGCTAGCCAAATCTATACGGTCATAGAATGATCCAAGATCATTTGACATGATATCAGAATTTTGCAAACTTTCTCCGTACACGTTCAAAACCACATTCGGCCTCAGCGTGTCATACTCGGCTGTAGCCGTGTTAAAATAAATCCAATAGAAATAATCTCCCAAATTATACTCTCCCGGTTCTTTCGGAATCACATAATAGTCAAATGATTTATTACCCAAAACGACACTATTGGATCGTTGTATGTTTTGCCTTACATTAGGCGGATAAATATCCAAGGAATCGGAATTAACCACTGTTGGATCATCAATAGCAGCGATATTTCCTTTGCCTGTAATATTGAAGTCAAAGCTGAAACTGTTTCCTGTTTTAACCGATTTCTGGCTAATCTTGCTATTTAGCCTATACTGTCCCACAGCCACTTGATTCTTAAGAGGATAATCCGGCAATTCTTTTACTTTGATTTCAATTGCTTTGGAATAAAACGTTTTGAAATCTTCCTGTCTATTTTGACCAAAGAAGCTTGGATTCTTTGCCACCTTGTATTTGATCATCTTCAAAGGCATCGCCGGTATCTCAATTGGATTCGTATTCAGTGGAAAGTAAGAGGCTTGAAACAAATTATACCTTTGATACACCTTATTGTTGATTTCAACTCGGTCCGGCCCCAATCGATTATCAAAAGTCTCTTCCCAGCAATTTGTCGGCTTGATTTGCTTTAATATTTCCGATAATTGATTATTGATATCATAAAAGTCCAAAGGAGCTTTATTTTCCAAAGCTACATAAAAAGCCGCTCTCAGGTTAAACCCCTGCCCAACGTAGACTTCCTTTTTATCAGTAGTAATAGCGAAAAACGCATCCTCCTTCACATCCACAAATTCTGTAGGCTGCCTCTGCTGAGTTCTATTGCCAAAAAAATCAGCGAAAGGGTCGTAATAGTTACGTTGTTGCTGCGCAGCGGCAGGCCCTACCACTATCCTAGCTCCTTGGGATTTCACCTTCTTTCCATTTACATCCATTTCAAAAGGATGCAATACAAATGTCCCTTCCTTTTGCGGCAAATAAGATTGGGAAATACTTTGCGTAAATGACATCTGTCCATTGACAATATTGGTCGAAGAGGAAGAAGAAGTTCCTCTTTTCATAAAACCAGCGATATCCGGAAATTCGGAATAATTCTGTATTTGCCCATTGGAAACAGTAATCGTGACTTTGTAAGTCTGGTTTTTAGCGATTTTATTTGGCCCCAAGGAAATGTTCACTTCCTGCGCTGTAGCTCTTGCAGAGCCTAAAAACATCGCCAATATAAATACACATGCAAAAAATCCCTGAAATTTCGTTTTAGAGTTTATTTTCAAGCTTTCTAATTCCATTCTTTATTTTAAGTAAGAAAGATTCCTCTTAATAATGGGCCCATAACCAAGCCACATGTTAACTTCGGTTAAATATCTCAAAATCCCTCTATTTTATCAAATGAATAGCCCCTAGTTACGTTAAAAATTCAAAAAGTAATTTTGGGCATTTGTTAAAAATATCAAAAAGAAGAAACTATGTTTTTGACAATACGTAAAAATATATACAAATTTACCGTTAATAATTGCGAACAAACACAAACTAAAGAAATATATGCCGAAGTTTTAAATTTTAAAAATTTATCAGTAACCTTTCAAATGGATTCACGTTGATGAAAAAAGAAATCAGCATGAATATTGTTAATTATTTACTTAACAGACCAAATCATTTTTTTTAAAACTATGCTTAAATATTCAAAATTGATCTTATCGAAGGTAAGTTTTAATTACAGACTCTTCGAAAAAGAATTGCTGAAAGCTATAATTAATTTAATGCCTAACGAAGTGGATGACTTGAAAAGATGGTGCTACGAGCAATTCGGACACAATCAAAATCACCAAAAAATCTTGCTTCGTAACTTTCTGTAATTCAGATTTAATGCGAAAGCGATTATTTCAAAGATAAATATTTCAAAAGGCTCACTTCGGTGAGCCTTTCTTTTTGGCAAACGCTATGTTCCTCGCCAATCCCTCTATTTTTGTTCTTTTAACCGCCGATTTCCTGAATATTTCATTGAATACATCTCTGGTCAACTCTTCCCAATCATTTTTACGCATACTCACTAAATTTTCATGAGGCTTGAACATTGGTTCATTATGCGGTTTGGAAAATCGATTCCAAGGGCAAACGTCTTGGCAAATATCACATCCAAAAACCCAATCTTCCATTTGACCTTCAAACTCATTAGGAATGGAATCCTTAAGCTCTATGGTCAAGTAAGAAATGCATTTGCTCGCATCCATTACTCCATTGCCGACCAAAGCGTCAGTTGGGCAAGCTTCCACGCACTTATTGCATGTTCCACAATAATCCTTGATAGGTCCATCAGGCTCAAGCTCCAGATCGATAATCATTTCGCATAAAAAAAAGAAACTTCCAGCACTTTTATTGATAAGCAGCGTATTTTTACCAACCCAGCCTACGCCGCTCTTTTTCGCCCAACTCCTCTCCATGACAGGGGCTGAATCCACGAACACTCTTCCATCCACTTCTCCCACATTTTCATGAATCAACTCCATGAACTCCTTAAGCTTATCTTTGATCACAAAATGATAATCCTTGCCATAGGCATATTTGGCAATTTTATAATTATCCTGATCCGAAATGACATCATGCGGATAATAATTATACATCAATGTCACCACAGACCTTGCCCCTTCAACCAATTTTGTAGGGTCAAGCCTCTTGTCAAAATGATTTTCCATGTAAGACATCTTACCATGACTGCCATTTTTCAACCATTGCTCCAATCCTGCCGCATCTTCTTCCAAAAACTCCGCCTTGGAAATACCGCAAAATTGAAAGCCCAAGTCCAAAGCTGTTCTTTTCACAAAGGCTGTGCGATCTTCAACAGAAGACAAATATTTATTCATGCAATTAACTTCTATACTCAAACTTAATCAAACAAACTGCCTTGTTGAGTAGGTGGTTTTATCTTCAAATGGTCATAAGCTGTTGGCGTGGCCTCCCTGCCTCTAGATGTACGCTTGATATAACCTTCCTTGATCAAAAAAGGCTCATAAACTTCTTCTATCGTTTCAGCTTCTTCGCTACATGCTGTAGCTATTGTGCTCAAGCCTACAGGGCCACCATTGAATTTGCCAATAATAGTATTCAGTATCCTATTATCCATCTCATCCAGACCGTTCTTATCCACATCCAAAGCATTAAGAGCAACTTCAGCAATATCAAGCTTTATTGTACCATCACCTTTGACTTGGGCAAAGTCTCGTGTCCTTCTCAGTAAATTATTCGCGATACGAGGAGTTCCGCGACTTCTTCTTGCGATCTCGAAAGCCGCGTCAGCATGTATTGGAGTACCCAGTATCTTAGATGACCTTTCAATAATCGTAGACAACAATTTTGCGTCATAATACTCCAATCGAGAGTTAATCCCAAAACGAGCTCTTAAAGGAGCCGTCAATAAACCTGATCGAGTTGTCGCGCCAATCAATGTAAATGGATTCAAACCTATCTGAACTGTTCTTGCGTTAGGCCCTGAATCAATCATAATATCAATCTTAAAATCCTCCATGGCCGAATATAAATACTCTTCCACAATCGGATTCAAACGATGTATTTCATCTATAAAAAGAACATCATGCTCCTCAAGATTTGTCAGTAAGCCCGCCAAATCGCTAGGTTTGTCTAATACAGGCCCTGAGGTTACCTTTATATTTGACCCTAACTCGTTGGCAATAATATGCGACAGTGTTGTTTTTCCCAATCCAGGAGGACCATGCAGTAAGACATGATCCAAAGGTTCATTTCTTTGAGATGCCGCTATCACAAATATCTTAAGGTTTTCAAGCACTTTTTCCTGACCTGTAAAATCGTTAAAAGACAAAGGTCGCAAAGCTCTTTCAAACTCTTTTTCAGCATTGGACATATGCTCATTGCTTCCCGTTAAATAATCCTCTCGCATATTTTCTTATTGAAATCTATAGATCAAATATATTTCGCTCCACACTTCGTTCATTTTTAATTCCTAACACAAAGATAAAGCCTTCCAACAAATGTAATTCAAAAAAAAACTTCTTGAAACTTAAGAAGGATATTGAGTCAAAAACAGGTAAAAAAGAAAAGAACCATCCTATCAAACATACTTTTTTGCAATTTATCGTTAAATTGCAACCTGATTGCAGCGCCTAATAAGCTAGCAATTTAAATAGGCTAAAGCCGTTCTTAAGACATCATGAGCACTATCAAAGATAAAATACTTCACAAAAGCAAAATTTACCCAATTGTACTCATCTTGATCATCTTGGTCGTTAGAAATTATCGAGAAAAAAATGCGCAAGAAGAGACCTCTGAGTTTACGCAAATTCAAGGCACAACTATGGGGACAACATATTCTATCAAATATGAAAATGAATTGCAAAGCAATTTGAAAAACAGTGTTGACTCGATTCTAGCAGACTTCAACAATAGCCTGTCAACATATATAGAGCAATCCGAAATTTCGAAATTCAATCGTCAGGACTCTATATCCTTAAGTTATCCATATCTGCGATACATGTTCAATGAAAGCCAGAGAATTTATGAAAATACTCAAGGAGCTTTCAACCCTACAGTGATGCCGCTTGTTAGAGCATGGGGTTTCGGACCAGGAGAAGCAACTTATCCGGACTCTTCAAAAGTAGATTCAATCATGCAATACATCGATTTTGAATCTATTCAACTGAAAGGCAACCAACTTCACAAAATTAAGGAAGGTGTTGAATTGGATTTCTCAGCCATTGCCAAAGGATATGGAGTTGATGTTGTCGCTCAATACCTGACATCCTTAGGAATCAATAACTACATGGTAGAAATAGGCGGCGAAATTGTTTGCAAAGGCCATAACCCTGCAGGGAAATCTTGGACTATAGGCGTTGAAGACCCTCAATCCAACGGCTTGTCTCAAAGTGCGATAGCATCGCTTACTTTGAACAATCAAGCAATCGCTACTTCTGGAAATTACAAGAATTTTAAAATAAAAGACGGAGTAAAATACGCTCATACAATTAATCCATTTACTGGATATCCGCAAATGCAAACCTTGTTAAGCGCTTCGGTAATCGCTCCCACTTGCGCTGAGGCAGATGCATATGCTACAGCTTTCATGGTATTGGGCTTCGACAAATCCAAAGATCTTATTGAAAATTTAGACAATGTGCATGCTTATCTGATCTACAGCGATGAAGAAGGCAATGTGAAAAGTTTTATCAGCGATGATAAGCTGAAAAA
The Aureibacter tunicatorum DNA segment above includes these coding regions:
- the aroC gene encoding chorismate synthase, which produces MSNTYGNIFKISTFGESHGKALGVVVDGCPAGIDFDELFIQQELERRKPGQSKITTHRKEADSFQVLSGVFEGKTTGTPIALVIFNEDQRSKDYSHIADKYRPSHADFTYTEKYGIRDYRGGGRSSARETAARVAAGALAKLYLKTLGIDVKAYVSQVGPIKLDKSYKELDLNTIEDNILRCPDQDKAAEMIELIDQTRKKQDTIGGIVTGLAFHVPVGLGEPVFDKLHAELGKAMLSINAVKGFEYGSGFDGVEMYGSEHNDEFYVEDGRVKTKTNFSGGIQGGISNGQDIYFRVAFKPVATIMKDQDSVNESGEAVTVSGKGRHDPCVVSRAVPIVEAMTALVLADMHLRNKSSKI
- a CDS encoding BatD family protein; its protein translation is MELESLKINSKTKFQGFFACVFILAMFLGSARATAQEVNISLGPNKIAKNQTYKVTITVSNGQIQNYSEFPDIAGFMKRGTSSSSSTNIVNGQMSFTQSISQSYLPQKEGTFVLHPFEMDVNGKKVKSQGARIVVGPAAAQQQRNYYDPFADFFGNRTQQRQPTEFVDVKEDAFFAITTDKKEVYVGQGFNLRAAFYVALENKAPLDFYDINNQLSEILKQIKPTNCWEETFDNRLGPDRVEINNKVYQRYNLFQASYFPLNTNPIEIPAMPLKMIKYKVAKNPSFFGQNRQEDFKTFYSKAIEIKVKELPDYPLKNQVAVGQYRLNSKISQKSVKTGNSFSFDFNITGKGNIAAIDDPTVVNSDSLDIYPPNVRQNIQRSNSVVLGNKSFDYYVIPKEPGEYNLGDYFYWIYFNTATAEYDTLRPNVVLNVYGESLQNSDIMSNDLGSFYDRIDLASNRLRSVNRVGTFKIIASILLCVMLLSSLGFIFWDKLPVKRKFSKKHG
- the queG gene encoding tRNA epoxyqueuosine(34) reductase QueG; amino-acid sequence: MNKYLSSVEDRTAFVKRTALDLGFQFCGISKAEFLEEDAAGLEQWLKNGSHGKMSYMENHFDKRLDPTKLVEGARSVVTLMYNYYPHDVISDQDNYKIAKYAYGKDYHFVIKDKLKEFMELIHENVGEVDGRVFVDSAPVMERSWAKKSGVGWVGKNTLLINKSAGSFFFLCEMIIDLELEPDGPIKDYCGTCNKCVEACPTDALVGNGVMDASKCISYLTIELKDSIPNEFEGQMEDWVFGCDICQDVCPWNRFSKPHNEPMFKPHENLVSMRKNDWEELTRDVFNEIFRKSAVKRTKIEGLARNIAFAKKKGSPK
- the ruvB gene encoding Holliday junction branch migration DNA helicase RuvB; the protein is MREDYLTGSNEHMSNAEKEFERALRPLSFNDFTGQEKVLENLKIFVIAASQRNEPLDHVLLHGPPGLGKTTLSHIIANELGSNIKVTSGPVLDKPSDLAGLLTNLEEHDVLFIDEIHRLNPIVEEYLYSAMEDFKIDIMIDSGPNARTVQIGLNPFTLIGATTRSGLLTAPLRARFGINSRLEYYDAKLLSTIIERSSKILGTPIHADAAFEIARRSRGTPRIANNLLRRTRDFAQVKGDGTIKLDIAEVALNALDVDKNGLDEMDNRILNTIIGKFNGGPVGLSTIATACSEEAETIEEVYEPFLIKEGYIKRTSRGREATPTAYDHLKIKPPTQQGSLFD
- a CDS encoding FAD:protein FMN transferase codes for the protein MSTIKDKILHKSKIYPIVLILIILVVRNYREKNAQEETSEFTQIQGTTMGTTYSIKYENELQSNLKNSVDSILADFNNSLSTYIEQSEISKFNRQDSISLSYPYLRYMFNESQRIYENTQGAFNPTVMPLVRAWGFGPGEATYPDSSKVDSIMQYIDFESIQLKGNQLHKIKEGVELDFSAIAKGYGVDVVAQYLTSLGINNYMVEIGGEIVCKGHNPAGKSWTIGVEDPQSNGLSQSAIASLTLNNQAIATSGNYKNFKIKDGVKYAHTINPFTGYPQMQTLLSASVIAPTCAEADAYATAFMVLGFDKSKDLIENLDNVHAYLIYSDEEGNVKSFISDDKLKKQFVTLQ